The following proteins are encoded in a genomic region of Thiomonas sp. X19:
- a CDS encoding DUF1688 family protein produces MSHRKPPLGDAQAPLPSPPQRWGGGEFTSPARGEGAALSSLEQAQDRACSSPTSGGGREGEVRQTTRAQNAGATLAQSLLSAAAVRSHAAQIMAHARRGELAHFTWHPERMGATADYVVDTIRSRHPDLRVPMHSRWRHFEAGGVDRFGGLVDAGIPGRTATARRGAQGRSQVSLSPWRGGTAQPIPAGAYERSRIAIDLVIPSVLLDAGAGPQWRYADAGSGQTLARSEGLGVASLALFASGRLSDDPAQPLRCDAAALRRCDAAALAQAFQVGPDNPLVGLEGRAQLLRSLGEAMRAAPAVFADPERPGSLRLGRLFDHWLAHAAAQDEAGSISVRADTLLSTLLRLLGPVWPGRLTLAGVNLGDCWHHPATSDGYMPFHKLTQWMSYSLIEPLQWGALQVRELDALTGLPEYRNGGLLLDLGLLQPRDAALASKPLTVDSEPVVEWRALTVALLDELADAVRARLGVSAAQFPLTQVIEGGAWFAGRRIAAERRAGGGPPLRIVSDGTVF; encoded by the coding sequence ATGAGTCATCGCAAGCCGCCCCTGGGCGACGCCCAAGCTCCCCTCCCCAGCCCTCCCCAACGATGGGGAGGGGGTGAATTCACGTCTCCTGCGCGAGGCGAAGGCGCCGCCCTCTCCTCCCTCGAGCAGGCGCAAGATCGCGCGTGCTCCTCCCCCACCAGTGGGGGAGGCCGGGAGGGGGAGGTTCGCCAAACGACGCGCGCCCAGAATGCCGGCGCCACGCTGGCGCAAAGCCTGCTGAGCGCCGCCGCCGTGCGCAGCCATGCGGCGCAAATCATGGCGCATGCGCGGCGCGGCGAACTGGCGCATTTCACCTGGCATCCCGAGCGCATGGGCGCCACGGCCGACTATGTGGTCGACACCATCCGCAGCCGCCACCCCGATTTGCGCGTGCCCATGCACAGCCGCTGGCGGCATTTCGAGGCGGGCGGGGTGGATCGCTTTGGCGGGCTGGTCGATGCAGGCATCCCGGGCAGAACGGCCACGGCGCGCAGGGGAGCGCAGGGCCGCTCCCAAGTTTCCTTGTCCCCCTGGAGGGGCGGGACGGCGCAGCCGATCCCTGCGGGCGCGTATGAACGTTCCCGCATCGCCATTGATCTGGTGATTCCCAGCGTGCTGCTCGACGCCGGTGCCGGCCCGCAGTGGCGCTATGCCGACGCCGGCAGCGGCCAGACCCTGGCGCGTTCCGAAGGGCTGGGCGTGGCCAGCCTGGCGCTGTTCGCCAGCGGCCGGCTGTCGGACGACCCGGCCCAGCCCCTGCGCTGCGACGCCGCCGCGCTGCGCCGCTGCGACGCCGCCGCGCTGGCGCAGGCTTTCCAGGTCGGCCCCGACAACCCATTGGTGGGGCTGGAAGGTCGCGCTCAACTGCTGCGCAGTCTGGGCGAAGCCATGCGCGCCGCGCCCGCCGTGTTCGCCGACCCCGAGCGCCCCGGCAGTCTGCGCCTGGGGCGCTTGTTCGACCATTGGCTGGCCCATGCCGCGGCGCAGGACGAAGCTGGAAGCATCAGCGTGCGCGCCGACACCCTGCTGTCCACCCTGCTGCGCCTGCTCGGCCCGGTGTGGCCGGGCCGGTTGACGCTGGCTGGCGTGAACCTGGGCGACTGCTGGCATCACCCCGCCACGAGCGACGGCTATATGCCCTTCCACAAACTGACGCAGTGGATGAGCTATTCGCTGATCGAGCCGCTGCAATGGGGCGCCCTGCAGGTGCGCGAACTCGACGCCCTCACCGGCCTGCCCGAATACCGCAACGGCGGCCTGCTGCTCGACCTCGGCCTGCTGCAGCCGCGCGACGCGGCGCTGGCGAGCAAGCCCCTCACCGTGGACAGCGAGCCGGTGGTGGAGTGGCGCGCCCTCACGGTCGCGCTGCTCGACGAACTCGCCGACGCCGTGCGCGCGCGCCTTGGCGTGAGCGCGGCGCAATTTCCACTGACGCAGGTGATCGAAGGCGGCGCCTGGTTCGCCGGCCGCCGCATCGCCGCCGAGCGCCGCGCCGGTGGCGGGCCGCCGCTGCGCATCGTCAGCGACGGCACGGTGTTTTGA
- a CDS encoding GTP cyclohydrolase II, which translates to MSSHVVLSSHPGQGSMVQPPEIHWDAATAAARGPVVATLTDPRRRNAIGTHAGAYALYRALAVASGALDRDHRPDFTDTAPAAAIGPHPQWAEPGKIVSLDPWGHLVPEVFAAQIAAGLDLRPTIAVTRAHINMPELKDAIATGRLTPDGAILHANGDVRVTKAAVDPVWWLPGIAARFGVREPALRRTLFEQTGGMFPELVTRPDLKVFLPPIGGMTLYFFGDVAQLGKTETRVACRVHDECNGSDVFGSDICTCRPYLAHGIEVCIEMAQQGGVGLVVYNRKEGRALGEVTKFLVYNARKRQLGGDRAETYFERTECVAGVQDMRFQELMPDVFHWLGITRIDRWASMSNMKLGALTQAGIEVVEQVAIPEDLIPPDARVEMDAKKAAGYFSHYTPSEEELALPKGRGLEE; encoded by the coding sequence ATGTCCAGTCACGTCGTGCTCTCATCGCATCCCGGCCAGGGCAGCATGGTGCAACCGCCTGAAATCCATTGGGACGCCGCCACGGCCGCTGCGCGCGGTCCGGTGGTGGCCACGCTGACCGACCCGCGCCGGCGCAACGCCATCGGCACGCATGCGGGCGCCTATGCCTTGTACCGCGCGCTGGCGGTGGCCTCGGGCGCGCTCGACCGCGACCACCGGCCCGACTTCACCGACACCGCGCCGGCCGCCGCCATCGGCCCGCATCCGCAGTGGGCCGAGCCCGGCAAGATCGTTTCGCTCGACCCCTGGGGCCATCTGGTGCCCGAGGTGTTCGCCGCGCAGATCGCCGCCGGGCTGGACCTGCGCCCGACCATCGCCGTCACCCGCGCGCACATCAACATGCCCGAGCTGAAAGACGCCATCGCCACCGGCCGGCTCACGCCCGACGGCGCCATCCTGCACGCCAACGGCGACGTGCGCGTGACCAAGGCCGCGGTCGATCCGGTGTGGTGGCTGCCGGGCATTGCAGCGCGCTTCGGCGTGCGCGAACCGGCGCTGCGCCGCACCCTGTTCGAGCAGACCGGCGGCATGTTCCCGGAACTGGTGACGCGGCCCGACCTGAAGGTGTTCCTGCCGCCCATCGGCGGCATGACGCTGTACTTCTTCGGCGACGTCGCCCAGCTCGGCAAGACCGAGACCCGCGTGGCCTGCCGCGTGCACGACGAGTGCAACGGCTCGGACGTGTTCGGCTCCGACATCTGCACCTGCCGGCCCTATCTGGCGCATGGCATCGAGGTCTGCATCGAGATGGCGCAGCAGGGCGGCGTCGGCCTCGTCGTGTACAACCGCAAGGAGGGCCGCGCCCTGGGCGAGGTGACCAAGTTCCTGGTCTACAACGCGCGCAAGCGCCAGCTCGGCGGCGACCGCGCCGAGACCTATTTCGAGCGTACCGAATGCGTGGCCGGGGTGCAGGACATGCGCTTCCAGGAGCTCATGCCCGACGTGTTCCACTGGCTGGGCATCACCCGCATCGACCGCTGGGCGTCGATGAGCAATATGAAACTCGGCGCGCTGACCCAGGCCGGCATCGAGGTCGTCGAGCAGGTGGCCATTCCCGAGGACCTGATTCCGCCCGATGCGCGCGTGGAAATGGACGCGAAAAAAGCCGCCGGCTACTTCTCGCACTACACGCCGAGCGAGGAAGAACTGGCGCTGCCGAAGGGTCGGGGGCTGGAGGAATGA
- a CDS encoding amino acid ABC transporter substrate-binding protein, with protein sequence MTSMPNAWKRAAAGMAMSVAAVAAHAAAAPSVIKIGTLYASSGAFAVASQGQYEGLQYWVDAVNKDGGLFVKAYDKKIPVKIIAYDDQSSTSTATTLYNQLITQDKVDVLVADFGSVLTSVAVPLAAEHHMLLIDPTGSGANFFTKPTNYLADVSIPSSQVWPVPLAKYLLQQKIKRIAIVYDANDFDASQATTMKDELAKGGVTPVYYHGVSTSESNYTVLLHTIAASNPDAVLEFGYPPNDIAFLKALSQSGLHFPMTFTIFPGQLLSLLTKNVGAKGLAYTYTYPTPPLVKYDKVSYGQNTAQFVDAFTAAKKKAPNFLDAAGYNTGLIIQHMLDMAPKFTQLDFHQALMDMSGKTTTLLGEFKINANGAQLGQPFPVAQLVPEAGSMKVVVVYPQDKATGKAVYPAPKP encoded by the coding sequence ATGACCAGCATGCCCAATGCATGGAAACGTGCCGCCGCAGGCATGGCAATGAGCGTGGCGGCAGTTGCCGCGCACGCTGCAGCCGCGCCCTCGGTGATCAAGATCGGCACCCTGTATGCCAGCAGCGGCGCCTTCGCCGTGGCGTCCCAAGGCCAGTACGAGGGCCTGCAATACTGGGTCGACGCCGTCAACAAGGACGGCGGCCTGTTCGTCAAGGCCTACGACAAAAAGATCCCCGTGAAGATCATCGCCTACGACGATCAAAGCTCCACCTCCACCGCCACCACGCTCTACAACCAGCTCATCACCCAGGACAAGGTGGACGTGCTGGTGGCCGACTTCGGCTCGGTGCTCACCTCGGTGGCCGTGCCGCTGGCGGCCGAGCACCACATGCTGCTGATCGACCCCACCGGCTCGGGCGCCAATTTCTTCACCAAGCCGACCAACTACCTGGCCGATGTGAGCATTCCGTCGTCGCAGGTCTGGCCGGTTCCTCTGGCCAAATACCTGTTGCAGCAAAAGATCAAGCGCATCGCCATCGTCTACGACGCCAATGATTTCGACGCCTCGCAGGCCACCACGATGAAGGACGAGTTGGCCAAGGGCGGCGTCACCCCGGTGTACTACCACGGCGTGTCCACCAGCGAGTCCAACTACACCGTGCTGCTGCACACCATCGCCGCGAGCAACCCCGACGCGGTGCTGGAGTTCGGCTATCCGCCCAATGACATTGCCTTCCTCAAGGCGCTGTCGCAAAGCGGGCTGCACTTCCCCATGACCTTCACCATCTTCCCGGGGCAGTTGCTCAGTCTGTTGACCAAGAACGTCGGGGCCAAGGGGCTGGCCTACACCTACACCTATCCGACGCCGCCGCTGGTGAAGTACGACAAGGTGAGCTACGGGCAGAACACGGCGCAGTTCGTCGACGCCTTCACGGCCGCCAAGAAGAAGGCGCCCAATTTCCTGGACGCGGCGGGCTACAACACCGGCCTCATCATCCAGCACATGCTGGACATGGCGCCCAAGTTCACCCAGCTTGACTTCCATCAGGCGTTGATGGACATGTCGGGCAAGACCACCACCCTGCTCGGCGAGTTCAAGATCAACGCCAACGGCGCCCAGCTCGGCCAGCCCTTCCCGGTGGCGCAGCTGGTGCCCGAGGCCGGCAGCATGAAGGTGGTCGTGGTCTACCCGCAGGACAAGGCGACTGGCAAAGCCGTGTATCCGGCGCCCAAGCCGTAA
- a CDS encoding branched-chain amino acid ABC transporter permease, translated as MELLAYAIIGGILYGIFFSLIGIGLNLIFGVMRIINLAHGQFIVLGGYAAWIVSRHFGFNPLWGVPLSIACAVVIGYPLYYAVVPRLQRSGDPEMLSFILFFGIGQMLEALTGLAFGADQRSLPSEALGSGNIGLLGQQFPDSWWVAAVFSLAAIAGLYLYFAHTKLGYATRAIMANRDEALATGISVNRVSVIAFVAGLALAGTAGVFLPYLLGSVSPDLGNELTTTSFAIVIIGSLGNPLGTVIGGLVFGLGTMLMQTYYSSWSNLVPYVLLLIIVLIRPTGLLGKAVRNA; from the coding sequence TTGGAACTGCTCGCATACGCCATCATCGGCGGCATTCTGTACGGCATTTTTTTCAGCCTGATCGGCATCGGGCTGAATCTGATTTTTGGCGTCATGCGCATCATCAACCTGGCGCATGGGCAGTTCATCGTGCTCGGTGGCTATGCCGCCTGGATCGTCTCGCGGCACTTCGGTTTCAACCCGCTGTGGGGCGTGCCGCTGTCCATCGCCTGTGCCGTCGTCATCGGCTATCCGCTGTATTACGCCGTGGTGCCGCGCCTGCAGCGCAGCGGTGACCCGGAGATGCTGTCCTTCATCCTGTTCTTCGGCATCGGCCAGATGCTCGAAGCGCTCACGGGGTTGGCCTTCGGCGCCGACCAGCGCTCGCTGCCGAGCGAGGCGCTGGGTTCCGGCAACATCGGCCTGCTCGGCCAACAATTTCCCGACAGCTGGTGGGTGGCCGCGGTCTTCAGCCTGGCCGCCATCGCCGGGCTGTATCTGTACTTCGCGCACACCAAGCTGGGTTACGCCACGCGCGCCATCATGGCCAACCGCGACGAGGCGCTGGCCACCGGCATCAGCGTCAACCGCGTCTCGGTCATCGCCTTCGTCGCCGGCCTGGCGCTGGCCGGCACGGCCGGGGTGTTCCTGCCGTATCTGCTCGGCTCGGTCTCGCCGGACCTGGGCAACGAACTCACCACCACCTCGTTCGCCATCGTCATCATCGGCTCGCTGGGCAACCCGCTGGGCACGGTCATCGGCGGCCTGGTGTTCGGCCTGGGCACGATGCTGATGCAAACCTACTACTCCTCCTGGTCCAACCTCGTGCCTTACGTGCTGTTGTTGATCATCGTGCTCATCCGTCCCACCGGCCTGCTGGGCAAGGCGGTGCGCAATGCCTGA
- a CDS encoding branched-chain amino acid ABC transporter permease: MAEPIAISMPGPSRLRRLRPGLIVLLLLAVVFLLLPHVYGNETLLFTLMTFIVLAQGLNLLYGFTGYLPFGYVGFFGCGAYATSLLVLHSGLPVLLCVLGGGVASTLMALVLGPLLRLSGAYFSIASLAASQILYFVVSNTNLADITGGPYGLKIEQVYAPGASYNTMLAVLLLATGLAAWFRSSRFGMGLRAMRQDPVSASMAGIDVVRARLLTWLISASVAGLAGGAYAWNLSVFYPEAVFTLQISVFAIVFALFGGVGTVIGPIIGAAVLYTLYAAIGISTPQYFQLIYGLLIVLLVLFLPGGILSLFTRRGVRVF; encoded by the coding sequence ATGGCCGAACCTATCGCCATTTCCATGCCCGGGCCTTCCCGGCTGCGGCGCCTGCGGCCCGGGCTGATCGTGCTGCTGCTGTTGGCCGTCGTGTTTCTGCTGCTGCCGCATGTGTACGGCAACGAGACGCTGCTGTTCACCCTGATGACGTTCATCGTTCTGGCGCAGGGCTTGAACCTGCTGTACGGCTTCACCGGCTACCTGCCCTTCGGCTATGTCGGGTTTTTCGGTTGCGGGGCCTATGCCACCTCGCTGCTGGTGCTGCACAGCGGCTTGCCGGTGCTGCTCTGCGTGCTGGGCGGCGGCGTGGCGTCAACGCTGATGGCGCTCGTCCTCGGCCCGCTGCTGCGCCTGTCGGGGGCGTACTTTTCCATCGCCAGTCTGGCGGCGTCGCAAATCCTGTATTTCGTCGTCTCCAACACCAATCTCGCGGACATCACCGGCGGACCTTACGGCCTGAAAATCGAGCAGGTGTATGCGCCCGGCGCCAGCTACAACACCATGCTGGCCGTGCTGCTGCTGGCCACGGGCCTGGCGGCGTGGTTCCGCAGTTCGCGCTTCGGCATGGGGCTGCGGGCGATGCGGCAAGACCCGGTGAGCGCGAGCATGGCCGGCATCGACGTGGTGCGCGCACGCCTGCTCACCTGGCTGATCTCGGCCAGCGTTGCCGGTCTGGCCGGCGGGGCTTATGCATGGAACCTCTCGGTGTTCTACCCCGAGGCGGTGTTCACCTTGCAGATCTCGGTATTCGCCATCGTCTTCGCGCTGTTCGGCGGTGTCGGCACGGTCATCGGCCCCATCATCGGCGCGGCCGTGCTGTACACGCTGTACGCGGCCATCGGCATTTCCACGCCGCAGTATTTCCAGCTCATCTACGGCCTGCTCATCGTGCTGCTGGTGCTGTTCCTGCCCGGCGGCATTCTGTCGCTGTTCACGCGGAGGGGTGTGCGTGTTTTCTGA